In Bradyrhizobium guangxiense, the following are encoded in one genomic region:
- a CDS encoding TIGR00645 family protein, whose product MSSESKAPLAAAAPPRLGLFAQLIFGSRWLQVPLYVGLIVAQAVYVLLFLKELWHLVAHSFDASEQQIMLVVLGLIDVVMISNLLIMVIVGGYETFVSRLNLTGHPDEPEWLSHVNASVLKIKLAMAIIGISSISLLRTFIEAGNLGTTRSNFTETGVMWQGLIHMTFIISAIGIAWVDRLSDNGHRKESGHG is encoded by the coding sequence ATGTCGTCTGAATCCAAAGCACCTTTGGCGGCCGCCGCGCCACCGCGACTCGGCCTGTTCGCGCAGCTCATCTTTGGCTCGCGTTGGCTGCAAGTGCCGCTCTATGTCGGCCTGATCGTCGCGCAGGCCGTCTATGTGCTGCTGTTCCTGAAAGAGCTCTGGCATCTGGTCGCGCATTCGTTCGACGCCAGCGAGCAGCAGATCATGCTGGTCGTGCTCGGTCTGATCGACGTCGTCATGATCTCGAACCTTCTGATCATGGTGATCGTCGGTGGCTACGAGACTTTCGTTTCTCGCTTGAACCTGACCGGCCATCCCGACGAGCCCGAATGGCTGAGCCATGTCAATGCCAGCGTGCTCAAGATCAAGCTTGCGATGGCGATCATCGGCATCTCCTCGATCTCCTTGCTGAGGACCTTCATCGAGGCCGGCAATCTCGGCACCACGCGCAGCAATTTCACCGAGACCGGCGTGATGTGGCAGGGGCTGATCCACATGACCTTCATCATCTCGGCGATCGGCATCGCCTGGGTCGATCGTCTCAGCGACAACGGCCATCGCAAGGAGTCCGGCCACGGCTGA
- a CDS encoding TerB family tellurite resistance protein, which translates to MTDPKHSNPIEIAEPSSLNEQAAAALVIAGALVAVADRRVSPVERDEVIRFIRDRKLAPHLDDERLFAMFDALAERLEEPDFANVVIDTLRPVSDMPLSSHLMELSERVAAADEDVHPHEVQAIKLLRLLTLVLPRAKPVVATAAGAARQAALKE; encoded by the coding sequence ATGACTGACCCCAAGCATTCAAATCCGATCGAGATCGCAGAGCCGTCCAGCCTGAACGAGCAGGCGGCGGCTGCGCTGGTGATTGCTGGCGCGCTGGTCGCGGTGGCCGACCGGCGGGTCTCGCCGGTCGAGCGCGACGAGGTGATCCGGTTCATCCGGGATCGCAAGTTGGCGCCGCATCTCGACGACGAGAGGCTGTTTGCAATGTTCGATGCGCTCGCCGAACGGCTGGAGGAGCCAGACTTTGCCAACGTCGTGATCGACACGCTGCGGCCGGTCTCGGACATGCCGTTGTCGTCGCATCTGATGGAACTTTCGGAGAGGGTCGCGGCTGCCGACGAAGACGTCCATCCCCACGAAGTGCAGGCGATCAAATTGTTGCGCTTGCTGACGCTGGTGCTGCCGCGCGCGAAGCCGGTCGTCGCGACTGCGGCGGGCGCCGCACGGCAGGCCGCCTTGAAGGAGTAA
- a CDS encoding carboxylate-amine ligase, with the protein MTFASDVLKLLRLDSSHDRQHLVIRSAGAGGKAAEYSFGIEEEYFLADCRSFEVAIQTPNELFESANWSTGGQAMREMLQSQLEVATNVHVDVNDAREELRFLRREVANVAAQYGFVIMACGTHPTAVWRMSQPSPKPRYEEMIEDLRSIGHRNMMCGMHVHVQLPDPERRMAVMRAMLPHLPLFIALSASSPFWNSHKTGLKGYRLAAYSELPRTGLPELFESRQDYDEYVGALQRSGVIPDESHIWWAMRPSMRHPTLELRAPDTCTFVDDAVAIASLYRCLTRHLYLRAHMSREVTAVERAIAVENKWRAQRYGTDCIFASRDGPVTISEMLSRIIDDIAEDADALGCAAEIEHCRIIVDRGSSAEFQLRVYRENGDDIAAVSRWIAESTISGTSAPIGQSTPAPS; encoded by the coding sequence ATGACCTTTGCTTCGGACGTTTTGAAACTGCTGCGCCTCGATTCCTCTCACGACAGGCAGCACCTCGTCATTCGCTCGGCCGGCGCAGGCGGCAAGGCGGCCGAATATTCCTTCGGCATCGAAGAGGAATACTTCCTGGCTGACTGCCGCAGCTTCGAGGTTGCGATCCAAACTCCCAACGAGCTGTTCGAGTCGGCGAACTGGTCGACCGGCGGCCAGGCCATGCGCGAGATGCTGCAATCCCAGCTCGAGGTCGCCACTAACGTGCACGTCGACGTCAACGACGCCCGCGAAGAGCTTCGCTTCCTGCGGCGCGAGGTCGCGAACGTCGCCGCGCAATACGGCTTCGTGATCATGGCCTGCGGCACGCACCCGACCGCGGTGTGGCGCATGTCGCAACCGAGCCCGAAGCCGCGCTATGAGGAGATGATCGAGGACCTGCGCAGCATCGGCCATCGCAACATGATGTGCGGCATGCATGTGCATGTCCAGCTGCCCGATCCCGAGAGGCGCATGGCGGTGATGCGGGCGATGCTGCCGCATCTGCCGCTTTTCATCGCGCTGTCGGCGTCCTCTCCGTTTTGGAATTCGCACAAGACCGGACTGAAAGGTTACCGGCTCGCCGCCTATTCCGAGCTGCCCCGCACCGGCCTGCCCGAACTCTTCGAAAGCCGACAGGACTACGACGAATATGTCGGCGCCTTGCAGCGCTCGGGGGTGATTCCCGACGAAAGCCACATCTGGTGGGCCATGCGCCCTTCGATGCGGCATCCGACGCTCGAGCTCCGTGCGCCCGACACCTGCACCTTCGTCGACGATGCCGTTGCCATCGCCTCGCTCTATCGCTGCCTGACGCGCCACCTCTATCTCCGGGCTCATATGTCCCGCGAGGTCACGGCGGTCGAACGCGCGATCGCGGTGGAGAACAAATGGCGCGCTCAGCGCTACGGAACCGATTGCATCTTTGCCTCCAGAGACGGACCGGTCACGATCTCGGAGATGCTCTCCCGAATCATCGATGACATCGCCGAGGACGCGGACGCTCTGGGCTGCGCCGCCGAGATCGAGCATTGCCGCATCATTGTGGACCGGGGCAGCTCGGCTGAATTCCAGCTTCGCGTCTATCGCGAAAACGGCGACGACATCGCAGCCGTGTCACGATGGATCGCCGAATCGACGATCTCGGGAACGAGTGCCCCGATCGGGCAAAGTACCCCAGCGCCGTCATAG
- a CDS encoding class II glutamine amidotransferase, whose product MCRWIAYRGETTSFEPYVTEPEHSLVAQSIRSLQSTAGSNGDGFGLGWDGEHPEPGLYRETRPAWSDENLRYLCRHLRSHLFFAHVRAATGTAVTRQNCHPFACGHWMFMHNGFVGSWNRLRRKVEALIPDAFYPSRLGTTDSEAVFLAMMGAGLDSDPLEATRRVLQALIGLVNEGHLRERLRFTSAIANGKDLFAFRTAVNDAANTLYFREDAGQVVVVSEPFDKEENWAEVPPNHALIARASESVKIVPFDVTICSSAEREPAPARRISARR is encoded by the coding sequence ATGTGCCGCTGGATCGCATACCGGGGCGAGACGACGTCTTTCGAGCCCTATGTCACCGAACCCGAGCATTCGCTGGTCGCGCAGAGCATCCGCTCGCTGCAATCCACGGCGGGCTCGAACGGCGACGGCTTTGGTCTCGGCTGGGACGGCGAGCATCCCGAGCCCGGCCTCTATCGCGAGACGCGCCCGGCCTGGTCGGACGAAAACTTGCGTTATCTTTGCCGGCATCTGCGGTCGCATTTGTTCTTTGCCCATGTGCGCGCGGCTACCGGCACGGCGGTGACGCGGCAGAATTGCCATCCCTTTGCCTGCGGCCACTGGATGTTCATGCACAACGGATTCGTCGGAAGCTGGAATCGGCTGCGCCGCAAGGTCGAGGCGCTGATTCCCGATGCGTTCTATCCGTCGCGGCTGGGCACCACGGATTCGGAAGCCGTGTTCCTGGCGATGATGGGGGCCGGTCTCGACAGCGATCCGCTTGAGGCGACGCGGCGCGTGCTGCAGGCCCTTATCGGCCTCGTCAATGAAGGCCACTTGCGCGAACGGCTGCGCTTCACCAGTGCAATCGCAAACGGCAAGGATCTCTTCGCCTTCCGCACGGCGGTCAACGATGCCGCGAACACACTCTATTTTCGCGAGGACGCCGGTCAGGTGGTCGTCGTGTCCGAGCCGTTCGACAAGGAAGAGAACTGGGCCGAAGTGCCGCCCAATCACGCGTTGATCGCGCGCGCGTCCGAAAGCGTGAAGATTGTTCCGTTCGACGTGACAATTTGCAGTAGCGCCGAGAGGGAACCCGCTCCTGCCAGAAGGATTAGTGCCCGCAGGTGA
- a CDS encoding nuclear transport factor 2 family protein: MNDKAILTALQRHWSASDANDFEAEHDIYREDAVLDYPQSGERIRGRRNIQESRFAQPNRKRFTVRRIIGGGDLWVSEFVLSYDGVPSYVVSIMEFRDGLVAHETQYFGDRFDPAPSRAHLVERPG, translated from the coding sequence ATGAACGATAAAGCCATATTGACCGCGCTTCAGCGCCATTGGTCCGCCTCGGATGCCAATGATTTCGAAGCCGAGCATGATATCTATCGTGAGGATGCGGTGCTCGACTATCCGCAGTCCGGCGAACGAATCCGCGGCCGCAGGAACATTCAGGAGAGCCGGTTCGCGCAGCCGAACCGGAAGCGCTTCACGGTCAGGCGGATCATTGGGGGCGGTGATCTCTGGGTGAGCGAATTCGTGCTGAGCTATGATGGTGTGCCGTCTTACGTCGTGAGCATCATGGAATTTCGCGACGGACTGGTGGCGCACGAGACGCAATATTTCGGCGACCGGTTTGATCCCGCGCCGTCACGTGCGCATTTGGTCGAGCGCCCGGGGTAG
- a CDS encoding TerC family protein, translated as MTEFITPDALTALLQVVLIDLVLAGDNAVVIGLAAAGLPLEQRRRAIIVGIAAATALRIVFAGVATQLLQVIGLLLAGGVLLLWVCWKMWRELREQAAHSRQLAFSHGGGTDAAPVQRKTFGQAAVQIVAADVSMSLDNVLAVAGAAREHPYILAFGLLLSVAMMGVAADLLGRVLQKQRWIAYIGLAIIIYVAFEMIYRGSLELAPVIASL; from the coding sequence ATGACTGAATTCATCACGCCCGACGCGCTGACTGCGCTGCTTCAGGTCGTCCTGATCGACCTCGTTCTCGCCGGCGACAATGCCGTCGTCATCGGCCTCGCCGCAGCGGGACTGCCGCTCGAGCAGCGCCGCCGCGCCATCATCGTGGGCATTGCCGCCGCCACTGCACTGCGCATCGTCTTCGCCGGCGTCGCGACCCAGCTGCTGCAGGTCATCGGCCTGCTGCTCGCCGGTGGCGTGCTGCTGCTCTGGGTCTGCTGGAAGATGTGGCGCGAGCTGCGCGAGCAGGCGGCGCATTCAAGGCAGCTGGCGTTCAGCCATGGCGGCGGCACGGATGCTGCGCCGGTGCAGCGAAAGACCTTCGGCCAGGCTGCGGTGCAGATCGTCGCAGCCGACGTCTCGATGTCGCTCGACAACGTGCTCGCGGTCGCGGGCGCCGCGCGCGAGCACCCCTACATCCTCGCCTTCGGCCTGTTGCTGTCAGTCGCGATGATGGGCGTCGCCGCCGATCTGCTCGGCCGCGTGCTCCAGAAGCAGCGCTGGATCGCCTATATCGGTCTCGCCATTATCATTTACGTCGCCTTCGAGATGATCTATCGCGGCTCGCTCGAACTCGCTCCCGTCATCGCGAGTCTTTGA